AGCGGCGACCTGAGTGCGGTGTCCTGGAGGGGAATGGTTTCTTTCCACACAACGGCCTCGGCGCCGCTTGATCTGGCGGTACTGACTTCAATCTGCGATTTTGCGGAATCGGCTCTGGCCTGGATCATCCCCACCTGCGAACGGGCGGCGGCCACTTTGGCACTGGCCATGTCAAACTGGGCCCGGGCCGCGTCAAAATTGGCTTTGGTCAGGCTTTGACTGACAAACAGGTTTTGTGCGCGGTCAAAATCGAGTTTTGCCTTTTCATAAGCCGCCTCGGCTTCCGCCAGTTGGGCTTTGCTCGATGCAATGGCGGAGAGGGCTTCCTGGTATTGGGCTTTGCTCGTCTCAATCGCCGATTTGGCTTCGTGGGCCTGGGCTTCCACTTCCTTGACTTTGACCTGATAATCGCTTTGGCGAACCTGCGCCAGTACGGCTCCGGCGGTAATGCTGTCGCCTTCCTGCAAGTCACGCAGCGTACCGTCTATGCCTCGGACCTGTTGAATCGCCTCAACATAGCCGCCCACCTTAAAGGCTAACTCCACCTGGGTGCGTGGAATAATTGTGGCTGAATATCGCGCTTTGGTGTCCGCCGAGGATACCTCCACCGCTGTGATTTTCACCGGCTTCGGCAATTTTTCCACCCGTTTGGATTGGCAGGCCCCCAGCCCAACTGTGAGGATGAGGGTTGCGCTCACGGTAACCACGTTCAATATGTTCCGTTTCATTGGTCAACTCCGATTGCTTTTTCATATTCGGCCCTGGCTGTCCAGAAAGCCAGCAGTGCCTGTTGATAGTGATAGTCGGCATCGGCCAGCGTGGCCTGGGTTTGCAACACATCC
Above is a window of Acidobacteriota bacterium DNA encoding:
- a CDS encoding efflux RND transporter periplasmic adaptor subunit translates to MKRNILNVVTVSATLILTVGLGACQSKRVEKLPKPVKITAVEVSSADTKARYSATIIPRTQVELAFKVGGYVEAIQQVRGIDGTLRDLQEGDSITAGAVLAQVRQSDYQVKVKEVEAQAHEAKSAIETSKAQYQEALSAIASSKAQLAEAEAAYEKAKLDFDRAQNLFVSQSLTKANFDAARAQFDMASAKVAAARSQVGMIQARADSAKSQIEVSTARSSGAEAVVWKETIPLQDTALRSPLTGVVLQKSIEKGTLVPPGQTGFIVADLASVKAVFGVPDIAVAEMKLGKTLSVGTETMPGTEFQGQITSVFPAADPKSRTFNIEVSIPNPDQLLRPGMVVSLSVEPEPVAPAQPVIPLNAILKPKGNPAGYAVFVVVEQDGRQIARLREVTLGSASGRTVFVTEGVKPGDRVITTGGTQVTDGDQVQVIP